The Manis javanica isolate MJ-LG chromosome 4, MJ_LKY, whole genome shotgun sequence genome contains a region encoding:
- the DUS1L gene encoding tRNA-dihydrouridine(16/17) synthase [NAD(P)(+)]-like isoform X7, which produces MPKLQGFEFWSRTLGGARHVVAPMVDQSELAWRLLSRRHGAQLCYTPMLHAQVFVRDANYRKENLYCEVCPEDRPLIVQAALLAQDYCDAIDLNLGCPQMIAKREIDKTVRYAQMLEQAGCQLLTVHGRTKEQKGPTSGAASWEHIKAVRQAVAIPVFANGNIQCLRDVERCIQDTGVQGVMSAEGNLHNPALFEGRSPAVWELAEEYLDIVRQHPCPLSYVRAHLFKLWHHTLQVHQHLREELAKVKTLEAVAAVSQELKLRCQEDMSRQEGKKPSDGLPFFHWVCQPYSRPGPREGTQDSGATRSKRALEDEGSTDALSKNKQRKQLRNPRKTFDPMLKPKYAKCDQCGNPKGNRCVFNLCRGCCKKRAFKETADCPGHGLLFKTKLEKSLAWKGTQPRLQEPQPASPGEPGGFPEILGSALA; this is translated from the exons CACGGCGCCCAGCTCTGCTACACCCCCATGCTGCACGCCCAGGTCTTCGTCCGCGACGCCAACTACCGGAAGGAGAACCTGTACTGCGAGGTGTGCCCTGAGGACCGACCCCTCATCGTGCAG GCGGCTCTCCTGGCTCAAGATTACTGTGATGCCATCGACCTGAATCTGGGTTGCCCACAGATGATAGCCAAGCGAG AGATTGACAAGACCGTGAGGTACGCCCAGATGCTGGAGCAGGCTGGCTGCCAG TTGCTGACTGTGCATGGGCGCACCAAGGAGCAGAAGGGGCCCACGTCAGGCGCCGCGTCCTGGGAGCACATCAAGGCTGTGCG GCAGGCAGTGGCTATCCCCGTGTTTGCCAATGGGAACATCCAATGCCTGCGGGACGTGGAGCGCTGCATCCAGGACACGGGTGTGCAGGGCGTCATGAGTGCAG AGGGCAACCTGCACAACCCAGCTCTGTTTGAGGGCCGCAGCCCTGCCGTCTGGGAGCTGGCTGAGGAGTACCTGGACATTGTGCGCCAGCACCCCTGCCCTCTGTCCTATGTCCGGGCACACCTCTTCAAGCTCTGGCACCACAC GCTGCAGGTGCACCAGCATCTCCGAGAGGAGCTTGCCAAGGTGAAGACCCTGGAGGCGGTGGCCGCTGTAAGCCAGGAGCTGAAGCTGCGCTGTCAG GAGGATATGTCCAGGCAGGAGGGAAAGAAGCCCTCGGATGGCTTGCCTTTCTTCCACTGGGTCTGCCAGCCCTACTCCCGGCCAGG GCCCAGGGAGGGTACCCAGGACAGCGGGGCTACCCGCAGCAAGCGGGCCCTGGAGGACGAGGGCAGTACAGATGCCCTGTCCAAGAACAAGCAGCGGAAGCAGCTGAGGAACCCCCGCAAGACCTTTGACCCCATGCTAAAGC CAAAATATGCAAAGTGTGACCAGTGTGGAAACCCAAAG GGTAACCGGTGTGTGTTTAACCTGTGCCGGGGCTGCTGTAAGAAACGAGCTTTTAAAGAGACTGCCGACTGCCCAG GTCATGGACTCCTTTTTAAAACCAAATTGGAGAAGTCTCTGGCCTGGAAGGGGACCCAGCCCCGGTTGCAGGAGCCTCAGCCGGCCAGTCCTGGGGAGCCGGGTGGCTTTCCTGAGATCCTGGGCAGTGCCCTAGCCTGA
- the DUS1L gene encoding tRNA-dihydrouridine(16/17) synthase [NAD(P)(+)]-like isoform X3 — translation MPKLQGFEFWSRTLGGARHVVAPMVDQSELAWRLLSRRHGAQLCYTPMLHAQVFVRDANYRKENLYCEVCPEDRPLIVQFCANDPEVFVQAALLAQDYCDAIDLNLGCPQMIAKRVLLAHEKLSVPITCKIRVFPEIDKTVRYAQMLEQAGCQLLTVHGRTKEQKGPTSGAASWEHIKAVRQAVAIPVFANGNIQCLRDVERCIQDTGVQGVMSAEGNLHNPALFEGRSPAVWELAEEYLDIVRQHPCPLSYVRAHLFKLWHHTLQVHQHLREELAKVKTLEAVAAVSQELKLRCQEDMSRQEGKKPSDGLPFFHWVCQPYSRPGPREGTQDSGATRSKRALEDEGSTDALSKNKQRKQLRNPRKTFDPMLKPKYAKCDQCGNPKGNRCVFNLCRGCCKKRAFKETADCPGHGLLFKTKLEKSLAWKGTQPRLQEPQPASPGEPGGFPEILGSALA, via the exons CACGGCGCCCAGCTCTGCTACACCCCCATGCTGCACGCCCAGGTCTTCGTCCGCGACGCCAACTACCGGAAGGAGAACCTGTACTGCGAGGTGTGCCCTGAGGACCGACCCCTCATCGTGCAG TTCTGTGCCAATGACCCAGAGGTGTTTGTCCAGGCGGCTCTCCTGGCTCAAGATTACTGTGATGCCATCGACCTGAATCTGGGTTGCCCACAGATGATAGCCAAGCGAG TTCTGCTGGCCCATGAGAAACTCTCTGTCCCTATCACATGCAAAATCCGGGTCTTCCCAGAGATTGACAAGACCGTGAGGTACGCCCAGATGCTGGAGCAGGCTGGCTGCCAG TTGCTGACTGTGCATGGGCGCACCAAGGAGCAGAAGGGGCCCACGTCAGGCGCCGCGTCCTGGGAGCACATCAAGGCTGTGCG GCAGGCAGTGGCTATCCCCGTGTTTGCCAATGGGAACATCCAATGCCTGCGGGACGTGGAGCGCTGCATCCAGGACACGGGTGTGCAGGGCGTCATGAGTGCAG AGGGCAACCTGCACAACCCAGCTCTGTTTGAGGGCCGCAGCCCTGCCGTCTGGGAGCTGGCTGAGGAGTACCTGGACATTGTGCGCCAGCACCCCTGCCCTCTGTCCTATGTCCGGGCACACCTCTTCAAGCTCTGGCACCACAC GCTGCAGGTGCACCAGCATCTCCGAGAGGAGCTTGCCAAGGTGAAGACCCTGGAGGCGGTGGCCGCTGTAAGCCAGGAGCTGAAGCTGCGCTGTCAG GAGGATATGTCCAGGCAGGAGGGAAAGAAGCCCTCGGATGGCTTGCCTTTCTTCCACTGGGTCTGCCAGCCCTACTCCCGGCCAGG GCCCAGGGAGGGTACCCAGGACAGCGGGGCTACCCGCAGCAAGCGGGCCCTGGAGGACGAGGGCAGTACAGATGCCCTGTCCAAGAACAAGCAGCGGAAGCAGCTGAGGAACCCCCGCAAGACCTTTGACCCCATGCTAAAGC CAAAATATGCAAAGTGTGACCAGTGTGGAAACCCAAAG GGTAACCGGTGTGTGTTTAACCTGTGCCGGGGCTGCTGTAAGAAACGAGCTTTTAAAGAGACTGCCGACTGCCCAG GTCATGGACTCCTTTTTAAAACCAAATTGGAGAAGTCTCTGGCCTGGAAGGGGACCCAGCCCCGGTTGCAGGAGCCTCAGCCGGCCAGTCCTGGGGAGCCGGGTGGCTTTCCTGAGATCCTGGGCAGTGCCCTAGCCTGA
- the DUS1L gene encoding tRNA-dihydrouridine(16/17) synthase [NAD(P)(+)]-like isoform X5, giving the protein MPKLQGFEFWSRTLGGARHVVAPMVDQSELAWRLLSRRHGAQLCYTPMLHAQVFVRDANYRKENLYCEVCPEDRPLIVQAALLAQDYCDAIDLNLGCPQMIAKRVLLAHEKLSVPITCKIRVFPEIDKTVRYAQMLEQAGCQLLTVHGRTKEQKGPTSGAASWEHIKAVRQAVAIPVFANGNIQCLRDVERCIQDTGVQGVMSAEGNLHNPALFEGRSPAVWELAEEYLDIVRQHPCPLSYVRAHLFKLWHHTLQVHQHLREELAKVKTLEAVAAVSQELKLRCQEDMSRQEGKKPSDGLPFFHWVCQPYSRPGPREGTQDSGATRSKRALEDEGSTDALSKNKQRKQLRNPRKTFDPMLKPKYAKCDQCGNPKGNRCVFNLCRGCCKKRAFKETADCPGHGLLFKTKLEKSLAWKGTQPRLQEPQPASPGEPGGFPEILGSALA; this is encoded by the exons CACGGCGCCCAGCTCTGCTACACCCCCATGCTGCACGCCCAGGTCTTCGTCCGCGACGCCAACTACCGGAAGGAGAACCTGTACTGCGAGGTGTGCCCTGAGGACCGACCCCTCATCGTGCAG GCGGCTCTCCTGGCTCAAGATTACTGTGATGCCATCGACCTGAATCTGGGTTGCCCACAGATGATAGCCAAGCGAG TTCTGCTGGCCCATGAGAAACTCTCTGTCCCTATCACATGCAAAATCCGGGTCTTCCCAGAGATTGACAAGACCGTGAGGTACGCCCAGATGCTGGAGCAGGCTGGCTGCCAG TTGCTGACTGTGCATGGGCGCACCAAGGAGCAGAAGGGGCCCACGTCAGGCGCCGCGTCCTGGGAGCACATCAAGGCTGTGCG GCAGGCAGTGGCTATCCCCGTGTTTGCCAATGGGAACATCCAATGCCTGCGGGACGTGGAGCGCTGCATCCAGGACACGGGTGTGCAGGGCGTCATGAGTGCAG AGGGCAACCTGCACAACCCAGCTCTGTTTGAGGGCCGCAGCCCTGCCGTCTGGGAGCTGGCTGAGGAGTACCTGGACATTGTGCGCCAGCACCCCTGCCCTCTGTCCTATGTCCGGGCACACCTCTTCAAGCTCTGGCACCACAC GCTGCAGGTGCACCAGCATCTCCGAGAGGAGCTTGCCAAGGTGAAGACCCTGGAGGCGGTGGCCGCTGTAAGCCAGGAGCTGAAGCTGCGCTGTCAG GAGGATATGTCCAGGCAGGAGGGAAAGAAGCCCTCGGATGGCTTGCCTTTCTTCCACTGGGTCTGCCAGCCCTACTCCCGGCCAGG GCCCAGGGAGGGTACCCAGGACAGCGGGGCTACCCGCAGCAAGCGGGCCCTGGAGGACGAGGGCAGTACAGATGCCCTGTCCAAGAACAAGCAGCGGAAGCAGCTGAGGAACCCCCGCAAGACCTTTGACCCCATGCTAAAGC CAAAATATGCAAAGTGTGACCAGTGTGGAAACCCAAAG GGTAACCGGTGTGTGTTTAACCTGTGCCGGGGCTGCTGTAAGAAACGAGCTTTTAAAGAGACTGCCGACTGCCCAG GTCATGGACTCCTTTTTAAAACCAAATTGGAGAAGTCTCTGGCCTGGAAGGGGACCCAGCCCCGGTTGCAGGAGCCTCAGCCGGCCAGTCCTGGGGAGCCGGGTGGCTTTCCTGAGATCCTGGGCAGTGCCCTAGCCTGA
- the DUS1L gene encoding tRNA-dihydrouridine(16/17) synthase [NAD(P)(+)]-like isoform X4: protein MPKLQGFEFWSRTLGGARHVVAPMVDQSELAWRLLSRRHGAQLCYTPMLHAQVFVRDANYRKENLYCEVCPEDRPLIVQFCANDPEVFVQAALLAQDYCDAIDLNLGCPQMIAKRGHYGAFLQEEWGLLQRMILLAHEKLSVPITCKIRVFPEIDKTVRYAQMLEQAGCQLLTVHGRTKEQKGPTSGAASWEHIKAVRQAVAIPVFANGNIQCLRDVERCIQDTGVQGVMSAEGNLHNPALFEGRSPAVWELAEEYLDIVRQHPCPLSYVRAHLFKLWHHTLQVHQHLREELAKVKTLEAVAAVSQELKLRCQEDMSRQEGKKPSDGLPFFHWVCQPYSRPGPREGTQDSGATRSKRALEDEGSTDALSKNKQRKQLRNPRKTFDPMLKPKYAKCDQCGNPKVMDSFLKPNWRSLWPGRGPSPGCRSLSRPVLGSRVAFLRSWAVP, encoded by the exons CACGGCGCCCAGCTCTGCTACACCCCCATGCTGCACGCCCAGGTCTTCGTCCGCGACGCCAACTACCGGAAGGAGAACCTGTACTGCGAGGTGTGCCCTGAGGACCGACCCCTCATCGTGCAG TTCTGTGCCAATGACCCAGAGGTGTTTGTCCAGGCGGCTCTCCTGGCTCAAGATTACTGTGATGCCATCGACCTGAATCTGGGTTGCCCACAGATGATAGCCAAGCGAG GTCACTACGGTGCCTTCCTGCAGGAGGAGTGGGGCCTGCTGCAGAGAATGA TTCTGCTGGCCCATGAGAAACTCTCTGTCCCTATCACATGCAAAATCCGGGTCTTCCCAGAGATTGACAAGACCGTGAGGTACGCCCAGATGCTGGAGCAGGCTGGCTGCCAG TTGCTGACTGTGCATGGGCGCACCAAGGAGCAGAAGGGGCCCACGTCAGGCGCCGCGTCCTGGGAGCACATCAAGGCTGTGCG GCAGGCAGTGGCTATCCCCGTGTTTGCCAATGGGAACATCCAATGCCTGCGGGACGTGGAGCGCTGCATCCAGGACACGGGTGTGCAGGGCGTCATGAGTGCAG AGGGCAACCTGCACAACCCAGCTCTGTTTGAGGGCCGCAGCCCTGCCGTCTGGGAGCTGGCTGAGGAGTACCTGGACATTGTGCGCCAGCACCCCTGCCCTCTGTCCTATGTCCGGGCACACCTCTTCAAGCTCTGGCACCACAC GCTGCAGGTGCACCAGCATCTCCGAGAGGAGCTTGCCAAGGTGAAGACCCTGGAGGCGGTGGCCGCTGTAAGCCAGGAGCTGAAGCTGCGCTGTCAG GAGGATATGTCCAGGCAGGAGGGAAAGAAGCCCTCGGATGGCTTGCCTTTCTTCCACTGGGTCTGCCAGCCCTACTCCCGGCCAGG GCCCAGGGAGGGTACCCAGGACAGCGGGGCTACCCGCAGCAAGCGGGCCCTGGAGGACGAGGGCAGTACAGATGCCCTGTCCAAGAACAAGCAGCGGAAGCAGCTGAGGAACCCCCGCAAGACCTTTGACCCCATGCTAAAGC CAAAATATGCAAAGTGTGACCAGTGTGGAAACCCAAAG GTCATGGACTCCTTTTTAAAACCAAATTGGAGAAGTCTCTGGCCTGGAAGGGGACCCAGCCCCGGTTGCAGGAGCCTCAGCCGGCCAGTCCTGGGGAGCCGGGTGGCTTTCCTGAGATCCTGGGCAGTGCCCTAG
- the DUS1L gene encoding tRNA-dihydrouridine(16/17) synthase [NAD(P)(+)]-like isoform X2 has product MPKLQGFEFWSRTLGGARHVVAPMVDQSELAWRLLSRRHGAQLCYTPMLHAQVFVRDANYRKENLYCEVCPEDRPLIVQAALLAQDYCDAIDLNLGCPQMIAKRGHYGAFLQEEWGLLQRMILLAHEKLSVPITCKIRVFPEIDKTVRYAQMLEQAGCQLLTVHGRTKEQKGPTSGAASWEHIKAVRQAVAIPVFANGNIQCLRDVERCIQDTGVQGVMSAEGNLHNPALFEGRSPAVWELAEEYLDIVRQHPCPLSYVRAHLFKLWHHTLQVHQHLREELAKVKTLEAVAAVSQELKLRCQEDMSRQEGKKPSDGLPFFHWVCQPYSRPGPREGTQDSGATRSKRALEDEGSTDALSKNKQRKQLRNPRKTFDPMLKPKYAKCDQCGNPKGNRCVFNLCRGCCKKRAFKETADCPGHGLLFKTKLEKSLAWKGTQPRLQEPQPASPGEPGGFPEILGSALA; this is encoded by the exons CACGGCGCCCAGCTCTGCTACACCCCCATGCTGCACGCCCAGGTCTTCGTCCGCGACGCCAACTACCGGAAGGAGAACCTGTACTGCGAGGTGTGCCCTGAGGACCGACCCCTCATCGTGCAG GCGGCTCTCCTGGCTCAAGATTACTGTGATGCCATCGACCTGAATCTGGGTTGCCCACAGATGATAGCCAAGCGAG GTCACTACGGTGCCTTCCTGCAGGAGGAGTGGGGCCTGCTGCAGAGAATGA TTCTGCTGGCCCATGAGAAACTCTCTGTCCCTATCACATGCAAAATCCGGGTCTTCCCAGAGATTGACAAGACCGTGAGGTACGCCCAGATGCTGGAGCAGGCTGGCTGCCAG TTGCTGACTGTGCATGGGCGCACCAAGGAGCAGAAGGGGCCCACGTCAGGCGCCGCGTCCTGGGAGCACATCAAGGCTGTGCG GCAGGCAGTGGCTATCCCCGTGTTTGCCAATGGGAACATCCAATGCCTGCGGGACGTGGAGCGCTGCATCCAGGACACGGGTGTGCAGGGCGTCATGAGTGCAG AGGGCAACCTGCACAACCCAGCTCTGTTTGAGGGCCGCAGCCCTGCCGTCTGGGAGCTGGCTGAGGAGTACCTGGACATTGTGCGCCAGCACCCCTGCCCTCTGTCCTATGTCCGGGCACACCTCTTCAAGCTCTGGCACCACAC GCTGCAGGTGCACCAGCATCTCCGAGAGGAGCTTGCCAAGGTGAAGACCCTGGAGGCGGTGGCCGCTGTAAGCCAGGAGCTGAAGCTGCGCTGTCAG GAGGATATGTCCAGGCAGGAGGGAAAGAAGCCCTCGGATGGCTTGCCTTTCTTCCACTGGGTCTGCCAGCCCTACTCCCGGCCAGG GCCCAGGGAGGGTACCCAGGACAGCGGGGCTACCCGCAGCAAGCGGGCCCTGGAGGACGAGGGCAGTACAGATGCCCTGTCCAAGAACAAGCAGCGGAAGCAGCTGAGGAACCCCCGCAAGACCTTTGACCCCATGCTAAAGC CAAAATATGCAAAGTGTGACCAGTGTGGAAACCCAAAG GGTAACCGGTGTGTGTTTAACCTGTGCCGGGGCTGCTGTAAGAAACGAGCTTTTAAAGAGACTGCCGACTGCCCAG GTCATGGACTCCTTTTTAAAACCAAATTGGAGAAGTCTCTGGCCTGGAAGGGGACCCAGCCCCGGTTGCAGGAGCCTCAGCCGGCCAGTCCTGGGGAGCCGGGTGGCTTTCCTGAGATCCTGGGCAGTGCCCTAGCCTGA
- the DUS1L gene encoding tRNA-dihydrouridine(16/17) synthase [NAD(P)(+)]-like isoform X1, with product MPKLQGFEFWSRTLGGARHVVAPMVDQSELAWRLLSRRHGAQLCYTPMLHAQVFVRDANYRKENLYCEVCPEDRPLIVQFCANDPEVFVQAALLAQDYCDAIDLNLGCPQMIAKRGHYGAFLQEEWGLLQRMILLAHEKLSVPITCKIRVFPEIDKTVRYAQMLEQAGCQLLTVHGRTKEQKGPTSGAASWEHIKAVRQAVAIPVFANGNIQCLRDVERCIQDTGVQGVMSAEGNLHNPALFEGRSPAVWELAEEYLDIVRQHPCPLSYVRAHLFKLWHHTLQVHQHLREELAKVKTLEAVAAVSQELKLRCQEDMSRQEGKKPSDGLPFFHWVCQPYSRPGPREGTQDSGATRSKRALEDEGSTDALSKNKQRKQLRNPRKTFDPMLKPKYAKCDQCGNPKGNRCVFNLCRGCCKKRAFKETADCPGHGLLFKTKLEKSLAWKGTQPRLQEPQPASPGEPGGFPEILGSALA from the exons CACGGCGCCCAGCTCTGCTACACCCCCATGCTGCACGCCCAGGTCTTCGTCCGCGACGCCAACTACCGGAAGGAGAACCTGTACTGCGAGGTGTGCCCTGAGGACCGACCCCTCATCGTGCAG TTCTGTGCCAATGACCCAGAGGTGTTTGTCCAGGCGGCTCTCCTGGCTCAAGATTACTGTGATGCCATCGACCTGAATCTGGGTTGCCCACAGATGATAGCCAAGCGAG GTCACTACGGTGCCTTCCTGCAGGAGGAGTGGGGCCTGCTGCAGAGAATGA TTCTGCTGGCCCATGAGAAACTCTCTGTCCCTATCACATGCAAAATCCGGGTCTTCCCAGAGATTGACAAGACCGTGAGGTACGCCCAGATGCTGGAGCAGGCTGGCTGCCAG TTGCTGACTGTGCATGGGCGCACCAAGGAGCAGAAGGGGCCCACGTCAGGCGCCGCGTCCTGGGAGCACATCAAGGCTGTGCG GCAGGCAGTGGCTATCCCCGTGTTTGCCAATGGGAACATCCAATGCCTGCGGGACGTGGAGCGCTGCATCCAGGACACGGGTGTGCAGGGCGTCATGAGTGCAG AGGGCAACCTGCACAACCCAGCTCTGTTTGAGGGCCGCAGCCCTGCCGTCTGGGAGCTGGCTGAGGAGTACCTGGACATTGTGCGCCAGCACCCCTGCCCTCTGTCCTATGTCCGGGCACACCTCTTCAAGCTCTGGCACCACAC GCTGCAGGTGCACCAGCATCTCCGAGAGGAGCTTGCCAAGGTGAAGACCCTGGAGGCGGTGGCCGCTGTAAGCCAGGAGCTGAAGCTGCGCTGTCAG GAGGATATGTCCAGGCAGGAGGGAAAGAAGCCCTCGGATGGCTTGCCTTTCTTCCACTGGGTCTGCCAGCCCTACTCCCGGCCAGG GCCCAGGGAGGGTACCCAGGACAGCGGGGCTACCCGCAGCAAGCGGGCCCTGGAGGACGAGGGCAGTACAGATGCCCTGTCCAAGAACAAGCAGCGGAAGCAGCTGAGGAACCCCCGCAAGACCTTTGACCCCATGCTAAAGC CAAAATATGCAAAGTGTGACCAGTGTGGAAACCCAAAG GGTAACCGGTGTGTGTTTAACCTGTGCCGGGGCTGCTGTAAGAAACGAGCTTTTAAAGAGACTGCCGACTGCCCAG GTCATGGACTCCTTTTTAAAACCAAATTGGAGAAGTCTCTGGCCTGGAAGGGGACCCAGCCCCGGTTGCAGGAGCCTCAGCCGGCCAGTCCTGGGGAGCCGGGTGGCTTTCCTGAGATCCTGGGCAGTGCCCTAGCCTGA
- the DUS1L gene encoding tRNA-dihydrouridine(16/17) synthase [NAD(P)(+)]-like isoform X6, giving the protein MPKLQGFEFWSRTLGGARHVVAPMVDQSELAWRLLSRRHGAQLCYTPMLHAQVFVRDANYRKENLYCEVCPEDRPLIVQFCANDPEVFVQAALLAQDYCDAIDLNLGCPQMIAKREIDKTVRYAQMLEQAGCQLLTVHGRTKEQKGPTSGAASWEHIKAVRQAVAIPVFANGNIQCLRDVERCIQDTGVQGVMSAEGNLHNPALFEGRSPAVWELAEEYLDIVRQHPCPLSYVRAHLFKLWHHTLQVHQHLREELAKVKTLEAVAAVSQELKLRCQEDMSRQEGKKPSDGLPFFHWVCQPYSRPGPREGTQDSGATRSKRALEDEGSTDALSKNKQRKQLRNPRKTFDPMLKPKYAKCDQCGNPKGNRCVFNLCRGCCKKRAFKETADCPGHGLLFKTKLEKSLAWKGTQPRLQEPQPASPGEPGGFPEILGSALA; this is encoded by the exons CACGGCGCCCAGCTCTGCTACACCCCCATGCTGCACGCCCAGGTCTTCGTCCGCGACGCCAACTACCGGAAGGAGAACCTGTACTGCGAGGTGTGCCCTGAGGACCGACCCCTCATCGTGCAG TTCTGTGCCAATGACCCAGAGGTGTTTGTCCAGGCGGCTCTCCTGGCTCAAGATTACTGTGATGCCATCGACCTGAATCTGGGTTGCCCACAGATGATAGCCAAGCGAG AGATTGACAAGACCGTGAGGTACGCCCAGATGCTGGAGCAGGCTGGCTGCCAG TTGCTGACTGTGCATGGGCGCACCAAGGAGCAGAAGGGGCCCACGTCAGGCGCCGCGTCCTGGGAGCACATCAAGGCTGTGCG GCAGGCAGTGGCTATCCCCGTGTTTGCCAATGGGAACATCCAATGCCTGCGGGACGTGGAGCGCTGCATCCAGGACACGGGTGTGCAGGGCGTCATGAGTGCAG AGGGCAACCTGCACAACCCAGCTCTGTTTGAGGGCCGCAGCCCTGCCGTCTGGGAGCTGGCTGAGGAGTACCTGGACATTGTGCGCCAGCACCCCTGCCCTCTGTCCTATGTCCGGGCACACCTCTTCAAGCTCTGGCACCACAC GCTGCAGGTGCACCAGCATCTCCGAGAGGAGCTTGCCAAGGTGAAGACCCTGGAGGCGGTGGCCGCTGTAAGCCAGGAGCTGAAGCTGCGCTGTCAG GAGGATATGTCCAGGCAGGAGGGAAAGAAGCCCTCGGATGGCTTGCCTTTCTTCCACTGGGTCTGCCAGCCCTACTCCCGGCCAGG GCCCAGGGAGGGTACCCAGGACAGCGGGGCTACCCGCAGCAAGCGGGCCCTGGAGGACGAGGGCAGTACAGATGCCCTGTCCAAGAACAAGCAGCGGAAGCAGCTGAGGAACCCCCGCAAGACCTTTGACCCCATGCTAAAGC CAAAATATGCAAAGTGTGACCAGTGTGGAAACCCAAAG GGTAACCGGTGTGTGTTTAACCTGTGCCGGGGCTGCTGTAAGAAACGAGCTTTTAAAGAGACTGCCGACTGCCCAG GTCATGGACTCCTTTTTAAAACCAAATTGGAGAAGTCTCTGGCCTGGAAGGGGACCCAGCCCCGGTTGCAGGAGCCTCAGCCGGCCAGTCCTGGGGAGCCGGGTGGCTTTCCTGAGATCCTGGGCAGTGCCCTAGCCTGA